The Cuculus canorus isolate bCucCan1 chromosome 5, bCucCan1.pri, whole genome shotgun sequence genome window below encodes:
- the LOC128852242 gene encoding uncharacterized protein LOC128852242 yields the protein MALPGDPGGCARARPPNAGQMSAAAPPPARAPPAAPALARAQTSPPAPPRGDSPGGEWGGQGERRPHRRPLAAAAPTLDVAAPGMARGSRLQGAPPPARGPPALPAAARAPGSLKLFPLQTKKKRRHMTREGRGETENVGWASRDGRSRGREGGRDSGGGGKGQGGGPERGPGGPGTGTPGITHSEPAPASPDTPRSDSAPLSTAVPGAPRSDTGRCGVPAPPARTRHSPLGPGRCRVPPSLLGPGTGTACSDTASPGIPCSDPAPLSSATPARSWALRDPSIPARPRPRRPPS from the coding sequence ATGGCGTTGCCAGGCGACCCCGGGGGCTGCGCGCGCGCGCGGCCCCCCAATGCCGGCCAGATGTCAGCGGCGGCGCCTCCCCCGGCCCGCGCGCCCCCCGCAGCCCCTGCCCTAGCGCGCGCCCAGacctccccccccgcccccccccgcggcGACTCACCCGGCGGGGAGTGGGGGGGACAAGGGGAGCGGCGCCCTCACCGCCGGCCCCTCGCGGCCGCGGCGCCAACTTTGGATGTGGCGGCGCCGGGCATGGCGCGGGGGTCGCGGCTGCAGGGCGCTCCGCCGCCGGCACGGGGCCCCCCCGCGCTCCCCGCAGCGGCCCGAGCGCCCGGCAGCCTGAAATTGTTTccactgcaaacaaaaaaaaaaaggcgacACATGaccagggaggggaggggagagacgGAAAACGTGGGCTGGGCCAGCCGAGACGGGAGAAGCCGcggaagggagggagggagggacagcggggggggagggaaggggcagggCGGTGGCCCGGAGCGCGGCCCGGGAGGACCCGGCACCGGCACCCCCGGCATCACCCACTCGGAGCCGGCACCGGCGTCCCCCGACACCCCCCGCTCAGACTCGGCACCCCTAAGCACCGCAGTCCCCGGCGCCCCCCGCTCGGACACTGGGCGTTGTGGGGTCCCGGCACCCCCAGCTCGGACCCGGCATTCCCCGCTCGGACCCGGGCGCTGCAGGGTCCCGCCATCGCTGCTCGGACCCGGCACCGGCACCGCTTGTTCGGACACGGCATCCCCCGGCATCCCCTGCTCGGACCCGGCACCGCTGTCGTCGGCGACCCCCGCTCGTAGCTGGGCGCTGCGGGATCCCAGCATCCCCGctcggccccggccccgccgccccccctcTTAG